The nucleotide sequence TGCAACTGACCCGCCAACAAGCGATTAACTTGGATTTGCCCCAAGCTCGCACCGGGCAGCCCCAAACCCAGGAGATGCTGATGGTCAGCGTCGATTTTCTGGGGCAGACCTATATTGATAAACAAATTGTCACCCAGGAACAATTGACCGTAGCCTTGCAAGCGTATCTGCGGCAAAATCCCAGGGGTGTGGTGGTGTTAAATGCTGCGAAGACAGCTAGCTACAGTGAGGTGGTGCAGGTCTTAGATCTGCTGCGCTCCGTTGGGGGCGATCGCGTTGCCC is from Neosynechococcus sphagnicola sy1 and encodes:
- a CDS encoding ExbD/TolR family protein; translated protein: MKINLDNVDEVRIEIIPLIDVIFCILTFFILATLQLTRQQAINLDLPQARTGQPQTQEMLMVSVDFLGQTYIDKQIVTQEQLTVALQAYLRQNPRGVVVLNAAKTASYSEVVQVLDLLRSVGGDRVALATLPRWRPEKHNDDTSNSW